The proteins below come from a single Psychrobacter sp. PL19 genomic window:
- the metE gene encoding 5-methyltetrahydropteroyltriglutamate--homocysteine S-methyltransferase: protein MTTGNQQSKVPSHILGYPRIGDKRQTKFALEHYWKGKKDKATTQAALAEVFTTNIQDQIDAGLDVITTGDFAHYDLVLSQAVAFGVQPLRFAGAQTLDTFDRQFYFARGRDHTSQYEDTAAWQMTKWFDTNYHYLVPELEADEDFSNTDFTQVFKQVSDAKAIIKNSGKTDKALKVVLVGPVSFLYLASSKLEDKLDHLDKLLPVYADLLNQLGEQGVDWVQMDEPILSLDLEGRWQQAFERAYNGLQQTPPQIIVANYFDSLGNNCNIACNLPVSGIHIDITRSSQPKQYVTQVIDHLPSHKLLSIGVVDGRSVWTTDQARAQEILLEANERLNTPHSYTNGNQPKAADGSINERLWVGTGSSLLHLPVDLTSEDVPENLKGKLAFAKQKLSEVVVCAKLATGDLQPDSAATDISLTPTQSAAQSRDGIFKDRYAKQQAKLNLPLLPTTTIGSFPQTAEIRKARCQWNNGELSDSDYQDAMKAEIRQCVVDQEELGLDVLVHGEAERTDMVEYFAQYLDGFWLAKNGWVQSYGTRCVRPPIVVGDISRPNAMTVDWITYAQSLTNKPMKGMLTGPVTILNWSFAPSDAETRDILRLQIAEAINQEVSDLQDAGIGIIQIDEPAFREGLPLKQAEQAHYWQQAVDSFKHSASCAQPETQIHTHMCYSSFHDCLHHISAMDADVITIETARSGLQLLDAFKVDSNIDGADGSTNTEDNYQQGYQNAIGPGVYDIHSPRAPDSDNMQIVIDEAQKYIPIERLWINPDCGLKTRNWEEVRQQLRNMVEMTEIVRKKYAA from the coding sequence ATGACTACTGGAAACCAGCAATCTAAAGTACCTAGCCATATTTTAGGCTATCCACGTATCGGTGACAAACGTCAAACTAAATTTGCTTTAGAACATTACTGGAAAGGTAAAAAAGACAAGGCGACTACCCAAGCTGCGCTAGCAGAAGTCTTTACTACCAATATCCAAGACCAAATCGATGCGGGCCTTGATGTTATCACTACGGGCGATTTTGCCCATTATGACCTAGTGCTAAGCCAGGCTGTTGCCTTCGGTGTGCAGCCACTCCGTTTTGCTGGCGCGCAAACCTTAGATACTTTTGATCGTCAGTTCTACTTTGCCCGTGGTCGCGACCATACGAGTCAATATGAAGACACTGCCGCATGGCAAATGACTAAATGGTTCGATACCAACTATCATTATCTAGTGCCTGAATTAGAAGCCGATGAAGACTTTAGCAATACCGACTTTACTCAGGTGTTCAAACAAGTAAGCGACGCCAAAGCTATTATTAAAAACAGCGGTAAAACCGATAAAGCCTTAAAAGTAGTATTGGTTGGTCCGGTAAGTTTCTTATATTTAGCTTCCTCAAAGCTTGAGGACAAGCTAGATCACCTCGATAAGCTGCTGCCGGTTTATGCTGATCTGCTCAATCAACTAGGTGAGCAAGGCGTTGATTGGGTACAAATGGATGAGCCAATTTTATCGTTGGACTTAGAGGGTCGCTGGCAGCAAGCGTTTGAGCGTGCTTATAACGGTCTACAACAAACGCCGCCACAAATCATCGTTGCTAACTACTTTGACTCGTTAGGTAATAACTGCAATATCGCTTGTAACTTACCCGTTAGCGGTATTCATATCGATATCACTCGCTCAAGCCAGCCGAAGCAATATGTCACCCAAGTGATTGATCACCTACCCAGTCATAAACTACTATCAATCGGTGTGGTGGATGGCCGTAGCGTGTGGACCACTGACCAAGCCCGTGCTCAAGAGATCTTGCTAGAGGCCAATGAGCGCTTGAACACTCCTCATTCTTATACTAATGGTAACCAGCCAAAAGCGGCTGATGGCAGTATTAATGAGCGCTTATGGGTTGGTACCGGCTCATCTTTGCTACATTTACCAGTTGATTTAACCTCAGAAGATGTTCCTGAAAATTTGAAGGGCAAGCTGGCTTTTGCTAAGCAAAAACTCAGCGAAGTGGTTGTTTGTGCCAAACTGGCTACTGGTGATTTACAGCCTGATAGTGCGGCTACTGATATCAGCTTGACCCCAACACAGTCTGCAGCGCAATCGCGTGATGGTATCTTTAAAGACCGTTATGCCAAGCAACAAGCAAAGTTAAATCTACCGCTATTACCAACCACCACTATTGGGTCATTCCCGCAAACGGCTGAGATTCGTAAAGCCCGTTGTCAGTGGAATAATGGTGAGCTCAGCGATAGCGATTATCAAGACGCGATGAAAGCTGAGATTCGTCAGTGTGTGGTTGACCAAGAAGAATTAGGTCTAGACGTTTTGGTTCATGGCGAAGCCGAGCGTACTGACATGGTGGAATACTTTGCTCAGTACTTGGATGGTTTTTGGTTGGCTAAGAATGGCTGGGTACAAAGCTATGGTACGCGCTGTGTTCGTCCACCAATCGTCGTTGGCGACATCAGCCGTCCGAACGCCATGACCGTTGATTGGATCACCTACGCGCAGAGTTTGACCAACAAGCCAATGAAAGGCATGTTGACCGGGCCAGTGACTATTCTAAACTGGTCGTTTGCGCCTAGTGATGCTGAGACCCGTGATATCTTGCGCTTGCAAATTGCTGAAGCCATCAATCAAGAAGTGAGTGATTTACAAGACGCGGGTATTGGTATTATTCAGATTGATGAGCCCGCATTCCGTGAAGGCTTACCATTAAAGCAAGCTGAACAGGCCCATTACTGGCAGCAAGCGGTTGATAGCTTTAAGCATTCTGCCAGCTGTGCCCAGCCTGAAACTCAGATTCATACCCACATGTGTTATTCAAGCTTTCATGATTGTCTACATCATATCTCCGCCATGGATGCTGACGTCATTACCATCGAGACTGCACGCTCAGGATTGCAGCTGTTAGATGCCTTTAAAGTGGACAGCAACATTGATGGGGCCGATGGTTCTACCAATACTGAAGACAATTATCAACAGGGTTACCAAAACGCTATTGGCCCTGGGGTCTATGATATTCATAGCCCACGTGCCCCTGATAGCGATAACATGCAGATTGTTATTGATGAAGCGCAAAAATATATCCCAATCGAGCGCTTATGGATCAACCCAGACTGTGGTCTAAAGACTCGCAACTGGGAAGAAGTACGTCAACAGCTGCGTAACATGGTCGAGATGACAGAAATCGTGCGTAAAAAATACGCGGCCTAA
- the hutI gene encoding imidazolonepropionase encodes MTNATNQTTTDAATMASFDRVIINANLATFSAHYGFDVPTNRKENGKSTAANRAPYGQLQNAAIGIKEGKIAWIGSNEQMTPHLADYQAEQIRDVNGGWITPGLIDCHTHLVYAGNRSNEFEARLHGASYQDIAAQGGGIVATVSATRAASIEEIFAQSEKRLLALIKEGVTSVEIKSGYGLDLDTERKMLTVARQLGEKYDIHVSTTYLAAHALPPEYKYRADDYIEQVCEWLPILHSEGLVDAVDGFCENIAFSSEQIRRVFEMARSLDLPVKLHSEQLSDIGGSALVAEYQGLSSDHLEHLSEADIKKMAASNTVAVLLPGAFYTLRDTKLPPIAALRKHQVAVAISTDCNPGTSPLTSLLLAMNMGCTLFYLTPEEVLAGATLNAAQALGLSHKGKIEIGYDADLALWDITRPADLCYQIGLNPITDIMRQGQWRKS; translated from the coding sequence ATGACTAACGCTACCAACCAGACGACGACTGATGCCGCAACCATGGCATCGTTTGATCGTGTTATTATCAATGCCAATCTCGCCACTTTTTCAGCGCATTATGGCTTTGATGTGCCTACCAACCGTAAAGAAAACGGTAAATCAACAGCAGCAAATCGCGCACCTTACGGTCAGCTACAAAACGCTGCTATCGGTATAAAAGAAGGCAAGATTGCGTGGATTGGGTCAAATGAACAGATGACCCCACATCTTGCTGATTATCAAGCAGAACAAATCAGAGATGTTAATGGCGGCTGGATAACGCCAGGTTTAATCGACTGTCACACCCATTTGGTCTACGCCGGTAATCGCAGCAATGAATTTGAGGCGCGTCTACACGGCGCCAGTTATCAAGATATTGCAGCGCAAGGCGGCGGGATTGTCGCGACCGTCAGTGCGACTCGCGCAGCCAGTATTGAGGAGATATTTGCCCAAAGTGAAAAACGTCTGCTAGCGCTCATAAAAGAAGGCGTGACCAGTGTCGAAATCAAATCTGGCTATGGTCTGGACTTAGATACTGAGCGCAAAATGCTCACCGTCGCGCGTCAACTGGGTGAAAAATACGATATCCATGTCAGTACCACCTATTTAGCTGCTCATGCTTTGCCGCCCGAGTATAAATACCGTGCGGACGACTACATTGAGCAAGTCTGCGAGTGGCTACCAATTTTACATAGCGAGGGTCTAGTCGATGCAGTCGATGGATTTTGTGAAAACATTGCTTTTAGTTCAGAGCAAATCAGACGCGTCTTTGAAATGGCCCGCTCATTAGATTTGCCTGTCAAACTCCATTCAGAGCAGCTGTCTGATATAGGTGGTAGTGCCTTAGTTGCTGAGTACCAAGGACTATCTAGCGATCATTTAGAGCATTTATCAGAGGCAGATATTAAGAAAATGGCCGCCAGTAATACGGTTGCAGTGCTATTACCCGGTGCTTTTTATACCTTGCGTGATACCAAGCTACCACCGATAGCAGCACTGCGTAAACATCAAGTTGCTGTCGCTATTTCAACCGACTGTAATCCGGGCACGTCACCGCTGACCTCGCTATTACTGGCGATGAATATGGGCTGTACGCTGTTTTATTTAACCCCTGAAGAAGTACTAGCAGGAGCCACTCTTAACGCCGCACAAGCATTAGGGTTATCACATAAAGGTAAAATAGAAATCGGTTATGATGCCGATCTAGCGCTTTGGGATATCACTCGCCCTGCGGACTTATGCTATCAAATTGGTCTTAATCCTATTACCGATATTATGCGTCAAGGCCAGTGGCGTAAAAGCTAA
- the hutG gene encoding formimidoylglutamase, with amino-acid sequence MTITAVSQTTADMALWTGRAEPFESARACYWYQLAQPYAFDNIGQRIGLVGFACDQGVRRNQGRVGAKAAPPLIRSAFAKLPVIAELQQHFDDELPTLLGDAGDIHCDDNDGFAEQLLEQAQQQYASVVSNVIQQGSLPIGLGGGHAMAYGSFLGLWQALQQAANGNTSENNTADIPTTPVIGIVNFDAHLDIRQSDVATSGTPFRQIAEHLTELQQPFHYCCIGVSRFSNTAALFDRADSLGVRVISDEDCYYQAWETLAAQIEAFINQVDVVYLTIDMDCFPSSVVPGVSAPAAYGIELGFVERAVKTIMASGKVKIADIAEINPTYDSDQRSCKVAARLLALIIERHLFTL; translated from the coding sequence ATGACTATAACAGCCGTTAGCCAAACCACTGCTGATATGGCGCTATGGACAGGACGTGCGGAGCCATTTGAAAGCGCGCGCGCCTGCTATTGGTATCAGCTGGCCCAGCCTTATGCGTTTGATAATATAGGACAGCGTATCGGGCTGGTTGGCTTTGCCTGCGATCAGGGCGTTAGACGCAATCAAGGCCGCGTTGGGGCAAAAGCCGCGCCGCCACTGATTCGTAGCGCGTTTGCTAAGCTACCAGTTATCGCTGAACTACAGCAACATTTTGATGATGAGTTGCCGACATTATTAGGCGATGCCGGCGATATTCACTGTGATGATAACGATGGTTTTGCCGAGCAGCTGCTTGAGCAAGCCCAGCAGCAATATGCCAGTGTTGTCAGTAACGTTATTCAACAAGGCAGTCTACCTATTGGTCTTGGCGGTGGTCATGCGATGGCCTATGGTAGCTTTTTAGGATTATGGCAGGCGCTTCAGCAGGCTGCTAATGGTAACACCAGTGAAAACAATACGGCCGACATACCGACTACCCCCGTTATTGGCATCGTTAATTTTGATGCCCATCTTGATATTCGTCAATCTGATGTGGCGACTTCAGGTACCCCTTTTCGCCAAATCGCAGAACACCTTACTGAACTTCAGCAGCCTTTTCACTATTGCTGTATTGGGGTTAGCCGCTTTTCCAACACCGCCGCGCTATTTGATCGTGCCGACAGTTTGGGTGTCCGCGTTATCAGTGACGAGGACTGTTATTATCAAGCATGGGAAACACTTGCCGCTCAGATTGAAGCGTTTATTAATCAGGTTGATGTGGTTTATTTGACCATTGATATGGACTGCTTTCCGTCTAGCGTAGTCCCTGGAGTCAGCGCACCCGCTGCCTATGGTATCGAGCTGGGCTTCGTTGAGCGGGCTGTCAAAACTATTATGGCATCCGGCAAAGTAAAGATAGCCGATATCGCTGAAATTAACCCAACCTATGATAGTGACCAACGCAGCTGTAAAGTTGCTGCTCGCCTATTGGCTCTTATTATAGAACGCCACTTATTCACCTTATAG
- the hutH gene encoding histidine ammonia-lyase — MTIIQNLILNPRQLSFEMLRGIYDQPVTFSLPDSAYDAIDASHEDVRTIIAHDKSAYGINTGFGLLAKTRINDDQLELLQRNLIVSHSVGTGEPLPDGVVRLIMVMKVASLAQGVSGVRRVVVDGLLALINHQITPHIPVKGSVGASGDLAPLSHMTLALMGEGEVYVDGQCVPAADALAQHGLEPITLAAKEGLALINGTQVSTALALRGYFLARDLLESATIVGSMSIDAAKGSDAPFDARIHEVRGHHGQIEIAKALRGLIKGSDIRASHQGEQDDRVQDPYCLRCQPQVMGACLDIINQAGQTLLIEANAVTDNPLIFSNDDGPIAISGGNFHAEPVAFAADILALAIAEIGAMSERRVALLIDATLSGLPPFLVDNAGLNSGFMIAHVTAAALASENKSIAHPGSVDSIPTSANQEDHVSMATYCARRLYEMAQNTATIIGIELLAAGQGIDFHHGLDTSKPLTTAHQLLREQVTFYDKDRYLAPDIEAAKQLILSRSLTEYWQEMRNDWYLSK, encoded by the coding sequence ATGACCATTATACAGAACCTAATTCTAAACCCACGCCAATTAAGTTTTGAGATGTTACGCGGTATTTATGATCAACCCGTTACCTTCTCGCTACCCGATAGCGCCTACGACGCAATAGACGCTTCACACGAAGATGTACGAACCATCATTGCTCATGATAAAAGTGCCTATGGTATTAATACTGGTTTTGGCTTATTGGCCAAGACTCGAATTAACGATGATCAGCTTGAGTTGCTACAGCGCAATCTTATCGTATCGCACTCTGTTGGTACTGGTGAACCCTTACCAGACGGCGTGGTTCGGCTGATAATGGTCATGAAGGTTGCAAGCCTAGCACAAGGTGTTTCTGGGGTACGCCGAGTAGTAGTCGATGGTTTATTGGCATTAATCAACCATCAAATTACCCCGCATATTCCGGTTAAAGGGTCAGTCGGTGCGTCTGGCGATTTAGCGCCTTTGTCCCATATGACCCTAGCGCTAATGGGTGAAGGAGAGGTCTATGTCGATGGTCAATGCGTGCCAGCCGCTGACGCTCTAGCACAGCATGGCCTTGAGCCCATTACCCTTGCCGCCAAAGAAGGCCTAGCCTTAATTAATGGTACCCAAGTCTCAACCGCTCTAGCGCTACGGGGCTATTTCTTAGCACGTGACTTATTAGAATCGGCAACTATCGTCGGCTCAATGTCTATCGATGCCGCAAAAGGCTCAGATGCGCCATTCGATGCACGTATTCATGAGGTTCGTGGTCATCATGGGCAAATCGAAATTGCCAAAGCGCTTAGAGGCTTGATTAAAGGTAGTGACATTCGCGCCTCACACCAAGGGGAACAAGACGACAGAGTACAAGATCCCTACTGCTTACGTTGTCAGCCACAAGTCATGGGTGCATGCCTCGATATTATCAATCAAGCGGGTCAGACCTTATTAATTGAAGCCAATGCGGTAACCGATAATCCGCTGATTTTTAGCAACGACGATGGTCCGATTGCGATCTCAGGTGGTAACTTTCACGCGGAGCCGGTTGCATTTGCTGCTGATATCTTAGCCTTGGCTATTGCTGAAATTGGTGCCATGTCCGAGCGCCGTGTAGCATTACTGATTGATGCAACTTTATCAGGTCTACCGCCATTCTTAGTTGACAATGCTGGCTTGAACTCCGGCTTTATGATTGCGCATGTGACCGCAGCAGCATTAGCCTCTGAGAATAAGTCCATCGCCCATCCTGGCAGTGTCGATAGCATTCCGACTTCTGCCAATCAAGAAGACCATGTCTCGATGGCAACTTACTGTGCACGGCGTTTATATGAGATGGCGCAAAATACCGCGACCATTATCGGTATTGAGCTATTAGCAGCGGGCCAAGGCATTGATTTTCACCACGGGCTTGATACCTCAAAGCCATTGACGACAGCTCATCAACTCTTACGTGAGCAAGTTACTTTTTATGATAAAGACCGTTACTTAGCGCCAGATATTGAAGCGGCCAAGCAATTGATACTCAGTCGTTCTTTAACGGAGTATTGGCAGGAAATGCGCAATGACTGGTACCTTTCTAAATAA
- the hutU gene encoding urocanate hydratase codes for MITSNRTNNGTNNETTNNNEFTRRDETRNIAAPTGSTLHCKSWLTEAPYRMLQNNLHPDVAENPKSLVVYGGIGRAARNWESYDQILESLKVLEDDETLLVQSGKPVGVFQTHENAPRVLIANSNLVPRWATWEHFNELDRKDLMMYGQMTAGSWIYIGTQGIIQGTYETFVEAGRQHYDGSWAGRWILTAGLGGMGGAQPLAATFSGATSLNIECQQSSIDFRLRTGYVNKQANDLDHAYELIKQHTDAGEAVSIALLGNAADILSEMVKRANAGGMKPDLVTDQTSAHDLINGYLPSGWSVEEWKAAQEDHNQHAELTKAAAASCAVHVQAILDLQAMNIPATDYGNNIRQVAFDEGVKDAFNFPGFVPAYIRPLFCQGKGPFRWVALSGDPEDIYKTDQKIKELFPENTHIHRWLDMAKEHIQFQGLPARICWLGLGERDKAGLAFNEMVKSGELKGPIVIGRDHLDTGSVASPNRETESMKDGSDAVSDWALLNGLLNVAGGATWVSLHHGGGVGMGYSQHSGMVIVADGTDAAAKRLARVLVNDCGSGVMRHADAGYELAIKTAKEYGLNLPMIK; via the coding sequence ATGATTACTAGTAATAGAACTAATAATGGAACTAATAATGAAACGACCAACAATAATGAATTTACCCGCCGCGATGAGACTCGTAATATTGCCGCCCCTACTGGTAGCACCTTGCATTGCAAAAGCTGGCTGACCGAAGCACCTTATCGCATGCTACAAAACAATCTGCATCCTGATGTGGCTGAAAATCCTAAAAGCTTGGTGGTTTACGGTGGTATTGGTCGCGCGGCGCGGAATTGGGAAAGCTATGATCAGATTCTAGAGTCTTTAAAAGTCTTAGAAGATGACGAGACGCTACTAGTCCAATCAGGTAAACCAGTGGGTGTCTTTCAGACTCACGAAAATGCACCGCGTGTATTGATTGCCAATTCCAATCTGGTACCGCGCTGGGCGACATGGGAGCATTTCAACGAGCTCGATCGCAAGGACTTGATGATGTATGGCCAGATGACCGCTGGTAGCTGGATATATATTGGTACCCAAGGTATCATTCAAGGCACCTATGAGACCTTTGTCGAAGCAGGCCGCCAACATTATGATGGCAGTTGGGCAGGACGCTGGATCTTAACCGCAGGTCTTGGTGGTATGGGCGGCGCGCAGCCATTAGCCGCGACTTTTTCTGGTGCGACTTCGCTAAATATTGAATGCCAACAGTCCAGTATCGATTTTCGTCTGCGCACCGGCTATGTCAATAAGCAAGCTAATGATTTAGATCACGCTTACGAACTAATCAAACAGCATACAGATGCTGGTGAAGCAGTTTCTATTGCCCTACTTGGTAACGCCGCCGACATATTATCCGAAATGGTAAAACGTGCGAATGCAGGTGGTATGAAACCAGACTTAGTAACAGACCAAACTTCAGCTCATGACTTAATCAACGGCTATCTCCCTAGTGGTTGGAGTGTGGAAGAGTGGAAAGCGGCGCAAGAAGATCATAATCAACATGCAGAACTAACCAAAGCAGCGGCTGCGTCTTGCGCTGTACACGTACAAGCTATTTTAGACTTGCAGGCTATGAATATCCCAGCGACCGACTATGGTAATAATATTCGCCAAGTGGCGTTTGATGAAGGGGTTAAAGATGCCTTTAACTTTCCAGGCTTTGTGCCCGCTTATATTCGTCCGCTATTTTGCCAAGGTAAAGGCCCGTTTCGCTGGGTCGCGCTATCTGGCGATCCGGAAGATATCTACAAAACCGATCAAAAAATCAAAGAGCTTTTCCCTGAAAATACTCACATCCATCGCTGGCTTGATATGGCTAAAGAGCATATTCAGTTTCAAGGATTGCCTGCACGTATTTGCTGGTTAGGTTTAGGTGAGCGTGATAAGGCAGGACTTGCCTTTAATGAAATGGTCAAAAGTGGCGAGCTAAAAGGCCCTATCGTCATCGGCCGTGATCATCTAGATACCGGTTCAGTTGCCAGTCCTAACCGCGAGACGGAAAGTATGAAAGATGGCTCAGATGCGGTATCTGATTGGGCATTATTAAATGGTCTACTAAATGTCGCAGGCGGCGCAACTTGGGTGTCACTGCATCATGGCGGCGGCGTTGGCATGGGCTACTCACAGCATTCGGGTATGGTTATCGTCGCTGACGGTACGGATGCCGCCGCCAAACGCTTAGCTCGAGTGTTGGTCAATGATTGTGGTTCAGGCGTGATGCGTCATGCGGATGCTGGCTATGAGCTGGCGATTAAAACGGCTAAGGAATATGGTCTAAATTTACCGATGATTAAGTAG
- a CDS encoding UTRA domain-containing protein, producing the protein MTKLSTKKTVPAYQRIKNAILDNIHRGKWQAGEAISTEMALAEQFGVSRMTVNRALKELSEERVLERRQGSGTFVAQQQFNHTFVEVRNIAQDLKSANRDYQAQVVSKRSITAGMLNEYLRRKFDIEAPQVLLTQQVVKNDLNDDEVAVLYEVKIIHFADGQPIQFEERWVDAIKVPRFIEQDFSIVNTSDYLIAKSPLERGSYTIRALAAPKEVAHALQVEEQSPTLVLSRQTYSSGQVLTFVKMWHAGDRYQFAGEL; encoded by the coding sequence ATGACCAAACTGAGCACAAAAAAGACAGTTCCTGCGTATCAACGCATTAAAAATGCAATATTAGATAATATTCATCGCGGCAAGTGGCAAGCAGGCGAGGCCATCTCTACAGAAATGGCGTTAGCTGAGCAGTTTGGAGTCTCGAGAATGACCGTGAATCGAGCCTTAAAAGAGTTAAGCGAAGAACGAGTATTAGAGCGTCGACAAGGATCAGGAACTTTCGTAGCACAGCAACAGTTTAATCATACCTTCGTTGAAGTACGTAACATTGCGCAAGACTTAAAGTCGGCTAATCGCGATTATCAAGCGCAGGTGGTGAGTAAACGCAGCATCACAGCTGGTATGCTCAATGAGTATTTGCGCCGTAAGTTCGATATTGAGGCACCGCAAGTGTTGCTTACTCAGCAAGTGGTCAAAAACGACTTAAATGACGATGAGGTGGCTGTGTTATACGAAGTAAAGATTATTCACTTCGCTGATGGACAGCCTATTCAGTTTGAAGAACGTTGGGTAGATGCGATAAAAGTTCCGAGATTTATTGAACAAGACTTTAGTATCGTTAATACCAGTGATTATTTGATTGCTAAGAGTCCACTCGAGCGAGGCAGCTATACTATCCGAGCGCTAGCGGCACCAAAAGAGGTGGCTCACGCGTTGCAGGTTGAGGAGCAGTCACCCACCTTAGTGCTCAGCCGGCAGACTTATTCATCAGGTCAAGTATTAACCTTTGTCAAAATGTGGCATGCGGGTGATCGCTACCAGTTTGCAGGTGAGCTGTAG